In Alkalihalobacterium alkalinitrilicum, a genomic segment contains:
- the pfkA gene encoding 6-phosphofructokinase: protein MKKIAVLTSGGDSPGMNAAVRAVVRKALYHDIEVFGVYRGYTGLIEGDLKPFHLGSVGDIIHRGGTILHSARSEEFKTTEGQLKAVKQLQDRDIDGLVVIGGDGSYRGADKLVEHGIATIGVPGTIDNDIPGTDFTIGFDTALNTIIQAIDKIRDTATSHERTFLIEVMGRHAGDLALWSSLAAGAETILIPEVPYKIEEVIERLERGTRREKKHSIIVVAEGVGSAIKIGEEIKSKTSLEPRVTVLGHLQRGGQPSAFDRVLASRLGAFAVELLLSGKKGLSVGIESNQLVYYSISEVLKRKHTIDETMYQLSHHLSI, encoded by the coding sequence ATGAAGAAAATAGCCGTTTTAACGAGTGGTGGTGACTCACCAGGCATGAATGCCGCAGTACGAGCCGTAGTACGGAAAGCACTATATCACGACATAGAGGTATTTGGCGTTTATCGAGGATATACAGGTTTAATAGAAGGTGATTTGAAACCATTTCATTTAGGATCAGTTGGGGATATTATTCATCGTGGTGGAACGATATTACATTCTGCAAGAAGTGAAGAATTTAAAACAACTGAGGGACAACTAAAAGCTGTAAAGCAACTTCAAGACCGGGACATTGATGGTTTGGTCGTAATTGGTGGAGATGGTTCATACCGTGGAGCAGATAAATTAGTTGAACACGGAATAGCAACAATAGGTGTACCGGGAACGATTGATAATGACATTCCAGGTACCGATTTTACTATTGGGTTTGATACAGCACTTAACACCATTATTCAAGCCATAGATAAAATAAGAGATACTGCAACATCACACGAACGCACATTTTTAATAGAAGTGATGGGTAGACATGCTGGTGATTTAGCTCTTTGGAGTAGTTTAGCTGCTGGTGCAGAAACGATATTGATACCTGAAGTGCCTTATAAAATTGAAGAAGTAATCGAACGGTTAGAGCGCGGAACGAGGCGAGAAAAGAAACATAGTATCATAGTAGTAGCAGAAGGAGTTGGCAGTGCGATTAAAATTGGGGAAGAAATAAAGAGTAAGACAAGTCTTGAACCAAGAGTTACAGTGCTCGGACACCTTCAACGTGGTGGGCAACCTTCAGCTTTTGATCGAGTACTAGCAAGCAGACTTGGCGCATTTGCAGTAGAGTTATTATTAAGTGGCAAGAAAGGGCTTTCAGTTGGAATAGAGAGTAATCAATTGGTTTATTATTCAATAAGTGAAGTATTAAAAAGAAAACATACGATTGACGAGACAATGTATCAGCTGTCTCATCATTTATCGATTTAA
- a CDS encoding NAD(P)/FAD-dependent oxidoreductase encodes MNTYIVIGAGILGASTAYHLAKTGVNVILVDRQDIGQATDAAAGIVCPWLTQRRNKAWYQLVKGGAKYYPTLIRELELIDEKNTGYTRVGAISLHTDDQKLEQMMERAHQRKEGAPEIGEIKRLSPAETKLLFPPLSEEYSAVHISGGARVNGRALRDALVNAAKKKGANVIIGNASLDFVNHRVIGITIDNEKLKADQVIVTAGAWAKDLLHPLDINFLVTPQKAQIVHLELPNTQTSAWPVVMPPNNQYLLAFDHGRVIVGATHEDEMGFDTRVTPGGIHKIFDKALGVAPGLANSTFVETRVGFRPFTPGFLPVIGALPNVEGVFIANGLGASGLTAGPYLGAELAKLVLGDDTEIDICHYDVAGAIQN; translated from the coding sequence ATGAATACATATATTGTAATCGGAGCAGGAATTCTCGGGGCATCAACAGCTTATCACCTTGCTAAAACAGGTGTAAACGTTATATTAGTAGACCGTCAAGACATTGGACAGGCGACTGATGCAGCGGCTGGGATCGTTTGTCCATGGCTAACGCAACGGAGAAATAAAGCTTGGTACCAACTTGTCAAAGGAGGAGCGAAATATTATCCAACTCTAATTCGAGAGTTAGAATTGATTGACGAAAAGAACACTGGCTACACAAGAGTTGGCGCAATCAGTTTACATACGGATGATCAAAAACTTGAACAAATGATGGAACGTGCACACCAACGAAAAGAGGGTGCACCAGAAATCGGTGAAATTAAACGCTTATCTCCAGCTGAAACAAAATTATTATTTCCACCACTTTCTGAAGAATATAGTGCCGTTCATATTAGCGGAGGTGCACGCGTAAATGGAAGAGCACTACGTGATGCATTAGTTAATGCAGCGAAAAAGAAAGGTGCAAATGTAATCATAGGTAATGCATCATTAGATTTCGTTAATCATCGCGTAATCGGAATTACTATCGATAACGAAAAGCTTAAAGCTGACCAAGTGATCGTTACAGCAGGAGCTTGGGCAAAGGATTTACTTCATCCACTTGATATCAACTTCTTAGTTACACCACAAAAAGCACAAATCGTCCATTTAGAATTACCAAATACCCAAACGAGTGCGTGGCCCGTCGTGATGCCACCAAACAATCAGTACTTGCTTGCATTTGATCACGGGAGAGTTATTGTGGGGGCTACCCATGAAGATGAAATGGGCTTTGATACTCGAGTTACACCTGGTGGAATTCATAAAATTTTCGATAAAGCACTTGGAGTAGCGCCAGGTTTGGCGAATAGTACTTTCGTTGAAACGAGAGTCGGGTTCCGACCATTCACCCCAGGATTTCTTCCTGTCATCGGGGCATTACCTAATGTTGAAGGGGTATTTATTGCTAATGGGTTAGGGGCATCGGGATTAACTGCAGGACCTTATCTAGGAGCTGAACTTGCGAAACTAGTCTTAGGAGATGATACAGAAATCGATATTTGTCACTATGATGTAGCTGGAGCAATACAAAACTAA
- a CDS encoding universal stress protein, translated as MFQRILVAADGSEHSLRAAEKAIALVQGNEEAVIETVYVVDGATSKADVLHNRGSFEIANKRKERLKGIVEQLELAKVQYEIKTLHGEPGPTVVNYANEHDFDCVLLGSRGLNRLQSMVLGSVSHKVAKRVKSPVMIVK; from the coding sequence ATGTTTCAACGAATTCTTGTAGCAGCAGATGGCTCAGAACACTCTTTGAGAGCAGCTGAAAAAGCAATTGCACTTGTTCAGGGAAACGAGGAAGCTGTTATTGAAACTGTCTATGTGGTAGATGGGGCAACATCGAAAGCGGATGTCCTTCATAATAGAGGTTCATTTGAGATCGCGAATAAAAGAAAAGAAAGACTTAAAGGTATCGTCGAACAGTTGGAATTAGCTAAAGTCCAATATGAAATTAAAACGCTTCATGGTGAACCTGGACCAACAGTTGTTAACTATGCAAATGAACATGACTTTGATTGTGTGCTATTAGGAAGTAGAGGATTAAACCGACTACAAAGCATGGTCCTTGGAAGTGTTAGTCATAAAGTTGCAAAACGTGTAAAAAGTCCAGTAATGATTGTAAAATGA